A region from the Alnus glutinosa chromosome 5, dhAlnGlut1.1, whole genome shotgun sequence genome encodes:
- the LOC133869297 gene encoding large ribosomal subunit protein eL20 — MVSFRFHQYQVVGRALPTESDEHPKIYRMKLWATNEVRAKSKFWYFLRKLKKVKKSNGQVLAINEIFEKNPTKIKNYGIWLRYQSRTGYHNMYKEYRDTTLNGGVEQMYNEMASRHRVRFPCIQIIKTATIPAKLCKRESTKQFHNSKIKFPLVFKKVRPPTRKLKTTYKATRPNLFM; from the exons ATGGTTTCTTTCAGG TTTCACCAGTACCAAGTCGTTGGGAGGGCTCTGCCAACTGAATCTGATGAGCACCCGAAGATTTATCGGATGAAACTCTGGGCTACGAACGAGGTTCGCGCCAAGTCCAAGTTTTG GTATTTTCTGAGGAAGCTGAAGAAGGTTAAGAAGAGTAATGGTCAAGTGCTGGCTATTAACGAG ATTTTCGAGAAGAACCCAACCAAGATCAAGAACTATGGTATTTGGTTGAGGTATCAAAGCCGAACTGGTTACCACAACATGTACAAGGAGTACCGTGACACCACTTTAAATGGGGGTGTGGAGCAGATGTACAATGAGATGGCATCTCGACACAGAGTCAGGTTTCCTTGCATCCAAATTATCAAGACTGCCACCATCCCCGCAAAGCTTTGCAAGAGAGAGAGCACCAAACAGTTCCATAACTCCAAAATCAAGTTCCCGTTGGTGTTCAAGAAGGTTAGGCCACCAACCAGGAAGCTGAAGACCACTTACAAAGCAACGAGACCCAACTTGTTCATGTAA